A single window of Ferviditalea candida DNA harbors:
- a CDS encoding ABC transporter permease, with protein MGRTIKPDWINTILWISSVLIFLFIYVPMIVVVIYSFNGEAVNSFPITSWSVKWYAVLLHDAALLNALKNSIIVAFFGTLIGLLLGIPAAFAVDRFRFPGKVVFERIVLLPMILPGIITGVALMSVFVMFRIDLSLFTILIGHGTFLIAVVMTQVYARLKRIDRSIEEASMDLGASRLKTFFLVTLPIIKTAVIGATLLSITLSLDEIAVSYFLTGRSLTLPVQIWAMLRRGITPEVNAISTLIFVFSVIMIVIVTRLSREDAD; from the coding sequence ATGGGAAGAACGATAAAACCGGATTGGATCAACACCATTCTCTGGATATCCTCCGTTCTGATTTTTTTATTTATTTACGTGCCGATGATCGTCGTCGTGATTTACTCGTTTAACGGAGAAGCCGTTAATTCCTTCCCCATTACTTCCTGGTCCGTGAAATGGTATGCTGTGCTGCTTCACGACGCCGCGCTGCTCAATGCCTTGAAGAACAGTATCATCGTCGCGTTTTTCGGTACATTGATCGGTTTGCTGCTCGGCATTCCCGCGGCTTTTGCCGTGGACCGGTTTCGTTTTCCCGGCAAAGTCGTGTTTGAACGGATCGTTTTGCTTCCGATGATTTTGCCCGGAATCATTACCGGGGTCGCCCTCATGAGCGTATTTGTCATGTTTCGCATCGACTTGTCGCTGTTTACGATTCTGATCGGTCACGGGACATTTCTGATTGCCGTCGTCATGACGCAAGTGTACGCAAGATTAAAAAGAATCGACCGCTCCATCGAGGAGGCTTCCATGGACTTGGGGGCCTCAAGATTGAAAACCTTTTTCCTGGTCACCCTGCCGATTATCAAAACGGCCGTGATCGGCGCGACTCTGCTGTCCATAACGCTGTCTTTGGATGAAATTGCGGTAAGCTACTTTTTAACGGGACGAAGCCTGACGCTGCCGGTGCAGATTTGGGCGATGCTAAGGCGCGGTATTACACCGGAAGTGAACGCGATTTCCACGTTGATTTTCGTCTTCTCTGTCATCATGATTGTGATCGTCACCCGTCTAAGCCGCGAGGATGCAGATTAA